The genomic segment CCGGTGCCGGTCGCGGAACGAGTCGATTCGGCCGGTCCCGAGGGGGGCACCCCGTACGTGTCGGCGGGTTTTTCGGCGACGGGTGTGACGGCGTGGGCGTACCTGCGTTCGCAGCCGGGCGTGATCCTGCACTACCTGCGGCTGTCGGTGGTGCCGTGGCCGCTGGTGCTGGACTACGCGTGGCCGGTGGCGACGGGGTGGTGGTCGATCTGGCCCCCGGGCGCGGTGGTGGTGGGGCTGTTGGGGGTGACCATGTGGGGCGTGGTGCGGGGCGCCGGGTGGAGCGTGCTGGGGGTCTGGTTCTTCGGGTTCCTGGCGGTCACGTCCTCGTTCGTACCGATCGCCGACCTGGCGTTCGAGCACCGGATGTACCTTCCGCTGGCGGCGGTGGTGGCGGGTGTGGTGCTGCTGGGGGACCGGGTGCTCGACGGGATCTCCGCTCGCACCGGGTGGCAGACGGGGCGGATCGGAGCTGTGGCGCTGATCGGCGCCGCGGGCGCCCTGGCGGCGCTGACCGCGGCCCGGAACGAGGACTACCGGGATCCGGTCCGCATGCACCAGCAGATGCTCGGCGTGGCGCCCGGGAACGGCCGCGCGTGGTTCAACCTGGGCATCGCGTACCTCCGGCAGGACCGGTCCGAGGAAGCGGTCGGGGCGTTCCGCGAGGGGTTCCAGTATCCGAGCGATGTAACCCGTGATGCCCAACGCGTGATCTTCGAGTACTACGGCAAGGCACTCGGGGATACCGGGGACCTGGAGGGCGCGATCGCCGCGTACCGCCAAGCGGTCGCCCTCGGCTGCGACGCCCCGGTCGTTCACAATCAGTTGGGCCAGTTGCTGACACGGGTCGGGCGGGGTGAAGAGGCCGAGGTCGAGCTGCGGACCGCGGCCCGGCGGCAGCCCGAGAAGCCCAACGGGTCCCACAACCTGGCGGTGCTGCGGATGCACCAGGGGCGGCCGGCGGAAGCGGTCCCGCTGTTCGAGGCCGCGCTCCAACGCGACCCGCAGTTCCTCCCGGCGGTGCTCGGGCTGGCGCACGCGCTGTTCGAGTCGGGGCGCCCGGCCGAGGCCCGGCAGGTCTTCGCGGCGGCCCGGCGGGTCTCCCCGGACTGGGTCCAGAAGCCGATCGATCTCTCCTGGCGGATGTGTACGCACGGGGACCCCCGCGCGCGGTACCCTGCGGAGGGGCTGCGCCTCGCCCGCTTGGCGGCGGCCGGGATCGGGGACAACGATCCCGGAGTGCTCGACGTCCTCGCGGCGGCGCTGGCCGCGAACGGCCGGTTCGAGGAGGCGGAGCGCACCGCCGGGCGCGCCGTCCGGATCGCCCGGGCCGGCGGGCACGGCGCTGGCCAACGAAATCGAGCAGCGGCGCGTCCTGTACGGGCACGGACAGGCGTACCACGAGCCGGCCCCGGCGTCCCGTTGACGCCCGGACCGGGAGCCGATTCGAATGACGGTCGGGTGCGTCGGTCCTCGAACAACACGGGCGCTGCGGGGGGCGGAGAATGGGCGGGTGGCTCGATCGGCGGGGCTGGGTGATCGTTGCGGCAGCCGGGCTGGTGGCGTATTCCAACTGCTATCAGGGCCAGCCCTTCCTCGACGACTTCCGCGTCCTCGGTGACCTCGCGACCGAGGCCGTAGGGCCGGACGGGTGGGTCCCGCGCCTGCTGGACCGGCGCTGGCTGGGGAACTGGTCGTTCGTGATCGGGTTCGTCGCGTTCGGCGACGGCCTCCCCGCCGTCCACGCGGTGAACGTCGCGGTTCACATTGCGGCCGCGATTGTCCTCTGGGCCCTGGTCGTCCGGACCCTGCGTCTGCCGGTCTTCCGCGGCCGGTTCGCCGACCGCGCCGGGGGCCTTGCGACCGCCGTGGCAGCGCTCTGGGTGGTCCACCCGTTGACCACCTCGGCGGTCACCTACCTGACCCAGCGGTACGAGTCGCAAATGGGTCTGTTCGTCCTGGTCGCGGTGTGGTGCGTCCTCCGCGGGGCGACCGCGACTTACGGGCGGGTCGGGTGGTACGCGGCGGCTGTGGCGTCCGCCTACGCGGCGTCGGTGACCAAGGAACCCGCGGTCGTCGTCCCCGCGGTGGTCGCGGTGTACGACCGGCTGTTCCTCGCCGGGTCGTGGCGGGCCGTCGTTCGCGAGCGGTGGCCGGTCCATTTGGGCCTGCTCGCGGTACAGGCGGTCTTCCTTCCGTTTGCACTCTCGACCCGGGGCGCGCCGCCCCCGACGGCACCGGAGGCGGCCCCGCTCGTTTCGGGCTCGGAGGGGACGGGCCGGCCCGACGCGGCGGTCGTGTCGGCGGGCTTTTCGGCGACGGGTGTGACGGCGTGGGCGTACCTGCGTTCGCAGCCGGGCGTGATCCTGCACTACCTGCGGTTGTCGGTGGTGCCGCGGCCGCTGGTGCTGGACTACGCGTGGCCGGTGGCGACGGGGTGGTGGTCGATCTGGCCCCCGGGCGCGGTGGTGGTGGGGCTGTTGGGGGTGACCATGTGGGGCGTGGTGCGGGGCGCCGGGTGGAGCGTGCTGGGGGTCTGGTTCTTCGGGTTCCTGGCGGTCACGTCCTCGTTCGTACCGATCATCGACCTGGCGTTCGAGCACCGGATGTACCTTCCGCTGGCGGCGGTGGTGGCGGGTGTGGTGCTGCTGGGGGATTGGGTGCTCGATGGGGTCGCCGCTTGCACCGGGTGGCAGACGGGGCGGTTGAAGTTCGGTGCCCTCGGCGCCGCTGTTCTCGTCCTCACGGCGCTGACATATGCCCGCAACGAGGATTACCATGACGAGGTCCGGATGTATCAGAAGACGCTGGAATCGGTGCCCGATAATGATCGGGTGTGGAACAATTTGGGCGCCGCGCATCTCGTGAGGGGACGGGACAACGAAGCGGCCGCGGCGTTCCGCGAAGCGACCCGGCACCCGAGTCCACTCAAGCCCTTTATCCACGATCTGGCCTGGCGTAACTGGCTCACAGTTCTGGAACGCAGCCGGCGCGAGGAGCTGGTTTTGGCGCTGACCGAGTACGTCGCCGAGGAGCCGGAGGACCTGAGCCGCCGCTTCAAGCTGGCGCAAGCTCGGGTCGAATCGCGGGACGCCGCCGGGGCAGTCGCGGAATACCGGGCGGCGATCGGGACCGCGACCCGGACCG from the Frigoriglobus tundricola genome contains:
- a CDS encoding tetratricopeptide repeat protein, producing MGGWLDRRGWVIVAAAGLVAYSNCYQGQPFLDDFRVLGDLATEAVGPDGWVPRLLDRRWLGNWSFVIGFVAFGDGLPAVHAVNVAVHIAAAIVLWALVVRTLRLPVFRGRFADRAGGLATAVAALWVVHPLTTSAVTYLTQRYESQMGLFVLVAVWCVLRGATATYGRVGWYAAAVASAYAASVTKEPAVVVPAVVAVYDRLFLAGSWRAVVRERWPVHLGLLAVQAVFLPFALSTRGAPPPTAPEAAPLVSGSEGTGRPDAAVVSAGFSATGVTAWAYLRSQPGVILHYLRLSVVPRPLVLDYAWPVATGWWSIWPPGAVVVGLLGVTMWGVVRGAGWSVLGVWFFGFLAVTSSFVPIIDLAFEHRMYLPLAAVVAGVVLLGDWVLDGVAACTGWQTGRLKFGALGAAVLVLTALTYARNEDYHDEVRMYQKTLESVPDNDRVWNNLGAAHLVRGRDNEAAAAFREATRHPSPLKPFIHDLAWRNWLTVLERSRREELVLALTEYVAEEPEDLSRRFKLAQARVESRDAAGAVAEYRAAIGTATRTGTPLRDPMVFAHYAQALSDSGDPEAALAAAGRALDLRPDLPAAHNRMGQDLMRLGRYAEADPHFRTAAERQPQAPNGPQNLAVLRMYQGRPAEAVPMFREALRRDQKSVPALLGLAHALGESGQPVEARRAFGAAGQLAPDWPQKTVERAWRMSTHGDPRARYAAEGLRLARQVVAGVGDRDPGALDTLAAALAENGQFEGAERTARQAVEIARADGHIELANEIEGRRALYARRQPYRQPEPASR
- a CDS encoding tetratricopeptide repeat protein gives rise to the protein MSGRAERLDRPGPVERYGWALVVAAGLLAYSNCFEGQLYLDDDNVITSATNQVAQPDALVPHPFAQRWVGTWSFVAGAAAFGTSLSAFHAVNLGIHLLAGVFLRAIVARTLSHPRFGHRFAGRAGWLATAVAVLWVVHPLTTQAVTYLCQRYESQMGLFVLISIWGGIRGAGATHGRFWWYALSVAAANAATASKEPAIVLPFVLFVYDRLFLAGSWRGAVRRWPLYFCLLASQAPGVVAALEAVSPPPVPVAERVDSAGPEGGTPYVSAGFSATGVTAWAYLRSQPGVILHYLRLSVVPWPLVLDYAWPVATGWWSIWPPGAVVVGLLGVTMWGVVRGAGWSVLGVWFFGFLAVTSSFVPIADLAFEHRMYLPLAAVVAGVVLLGDRVLDGISARTGWQTGRIGAVALIGAAGALAALTAARNEDYRDPVRMHQQMLGVAPGNGRAWFNLGIAYLRQDRSEEAVGAFREGFQYPSDVTRDAQRVIFEYYGKALGDTGDLEGAIAAYRQAVALGCDAPVVHNQLGQLLTRVGRGEEAEVELRTAARRQPEKPNGSHNLAVLRMHQGRPAEAVPLFEAALQRDPQFLPAVLGLAHALFESGRPAEARQVFAAARRVSPDWVQKPIDLSWRMCTHGDPRARYPAEGLRLARLAAAGIGDNDPGVLDVLAAALAANGRFEEAERTAGRAVRIARAGGHGAGQRNRAAARPVRARTGVPRAGPGVPLTPGPGADSNDGRVRRSSNNTGAAGGGEWAGGSIGGAG